In Sphingomonas sp. SUN019, one genomic interval encodes:
- a CDS encoding DUF721 domain-containing protein, giving the protein MSKRIRAPEPERSNRSRQVAELLPAVGGAAFRRFGFVQSSIVTRWPEIVGDRLAKVSAPESIRFPHGKKQDGVLTLTVRGAHAAMMSHITPEIMERVNRFFGYAAVARVTIRQGEVAPRAERRAPPSIKAVPAELGASLKTIADPELKAVLEALAAGIGNQPLLPVVK; this is encoded by the coding sequence ATGAGCAAGCGCATCCGCGCCCCCGAACCCGAACGATCGAACCGGTCGCGGCAGGTCGCCGAACTGCTGCCCGCGGTCGGCGGCGCGGCGTTCCGGCGCTTCGGCTTCGTGCAATCGTCGATCGTCACGCGCTGGCCCGAGATCGTCGGCGATCGGCTGGCGAAGGTCAGCGCGCCCGAATCGATCCGCTTTCCGCACGGCAAGAAACAGGACGGCGTCCTGACGCTAACCGTGCGCGGCGCGCACGCCGCGATGATGAGCCACATCACGCCCGAGATCATGGAGCGGGTGAACCGCTTCTTCGGCTATGCCGCGGTCGCGCGCGTGACGATCCGGCAGGGCGAGGTCGCACCCCGTGCCGAACGCCGCGCACCGCCGTCGATCAAGGCCGTCCCTGCCGAACTGGGCGCGAGCCTGAAGACCATCGCCGATCCTGAACTCAAGGCGGTGCTAGAGGCGCTGGCCGCGGGGATCGGCAACCAACCCTTATTACCGGTAGTCAAATGA
- a CDS encoding chromosome segregation SMC family protein — MQIKRLRLTGFKSFVDPADLRIEPGLTGVVGPNGCGKSNLLEALRWTMGENSAKSLRGAGMEDVIFAGTATRPARDFAEVSMLAEIDGEESEVVRRIERGAGSAYRIDGRDVRAKDVALLFADAATGAHSPALVSQGRISAVIAAKPADRRAMLEEAAGIAGLHVRRKDAEQKLRATEANLLRLDEVIADQQARAAALKRQARQAERYRLLSGEIRTAEARMIFARWRDAAAAADVAKAEAAAAETAVAAAAEAQRAAAAYQAQATETLAEARAAAQAARDRASEAGHRLAGLRSEKVAAERRLADLGEQAARIVADRDREGALAHDAAEALARLAAEARALEASLTETAARLPSLDAALADAERSARDAEVALAQGLSRQASESADARVAHAALSAARARLDRAARDVAAVAAQAAALGDAAPLEAARADATATLAAATAEGEAARTAQTSAEAAERDAIVARDAAQAKRATARADLAALDSEAAALTRATQRTGRDRLLDHVRAAPGYERALAAALGDDLEVGLDPAAESHWSKTSATTTPGRADSLASHVTAPDLLAARLAHIIVVDTDDDRALIPGQRLVTRTGYLRRWDGLIAKSSGAAAAERLERLNRLTAIEAALPAARGAAADADDTLGTAEQAITAARADARAARESLSRAETTARDARARADRAAAQIERLTGQRADLDARAARTAAEREEAAADFAQAERAMAALPDTSATAGLVATLQHDAAAARAAVGDARAARAAADRADSDARQRLAAAQAETKGWRTRAGDAARRIADMAKREAEIARDRDALSDRPAALDEEIATLSVDHNSARASADTLAAAERAAEAALRHTEDTARATGETLAAAREARAGAVARAENQELRRVEMGRVSGERFECPAPVLPEKIGFTVETIRTPQEESSAHERLSLDRDRIGPVNLVAEQELAELDAASLGNAAERDELGQAVNRLRGSIGTLNREGRQRLLAAFQAVDGHFRRLFTTLFDGGQAHLELIDSDDPLEAGLEIMAQPPGKRLQSLTLLSGGEQALTAVALIFGLFLTNPAPICVLDEVDAPLDDANIERFCDLLDRMTEETQTRYLIVTHNAVTMSRMHRLFGVTMIEKGVSRLVSVDLGGAERLLAAE; from the coding sequence ATGCAGATCAAGCGGCTCCGGCTTACGGGGTTCAAGAGCTTCGTCGACCCGGCCGATCTGCGGATCGAACCGGGCCTGACCGGCGTCGTCGGGCCGAACGGCTGCGGCAAATCGAACCTGCTCGAGGCGCTGCGCTGGACGATGGGCGAGAACAGCGCGAAGTCGCTGCGCGGCGCGGGAATGGAGGACGTGATCTTCGCCGGCACCGCGACGCGGCCGGCGCGCGATTTCGCCGAAGTGTCGATGCTGGCCGAGATCGACGGCGAGGAATCGGAAGTCGTGCGCCGGATCGAGCGCGGTGCGGGATCGGCCTACCGGATCGACGGGCGCGACGTGCGTGCGAAGGACGTCGCATTGCTGTTCGCCGACGCCGCGACCGGCGCGCATAGCCCGGCGCTGGTCAGTCAGGGCCGGATCAGCGCGGTGATCGCCGCCAAGCCCGCCGACCGCCGCGCGATGCTGGAGGAAGCGGCGGGAATCGCTGGGCTCCACGTCCGCCGCAAGGACGCCGAGCAGAAACTGCGCGCGACCGAGGCGAATTTGCTACGGCTCGACGAGGTGATCGCCGACCAGCAGGCGCGCGCCGCGGCGTTGAAGCGGCAGGCGCGGCAGGCCGAACGCTATCGGCTGTTGTCGGGCGAGATCCGCACGGCCGAGGCGCGGATGATCTTCGCGCGCTGGCGCGATGCCGCGGCGGCGGCGGATGTCGCAAAGGCCGAGGCGGCGGCGGCGGAGACCGCGGTAGCGGCCGCGGCGGAGGCGCAGCGCGCCGCGGCGGCGTATCAGGCGCAGGCGACCGAAACGCTGGCCGAGGCGCGCGCCGCGGCGCAGGCCGCGCGCGACCGGGCGAGCGAGGCGGGGCACCGGCTGGCCGGACTGCGCAGCGAAAAGGTTGCGGCCGAACGGCGGCTGGCCGATCTTGGCGAACAGGCCGCGCGGATCGTCGCCGATCGCGACCGCGAAGGCGCGCTGGCCCATGACGCGGCCGAGGCGCTGGCGCGACTGGCGGCGGAGGCAAGGGCGCTGGAGGCGTCGCTGACCGAGACCGCCGCCCGTCTGCCATCGCTCGACGCCGCGTTGGCGGATGCGGAACGCAGCGCGCGCGATGCCGAGGTCGCGCTGGCGCAGGGGCTGTCACGGCAGGCCAGCGAGTCGGCCGACGCCCGCGTCGCGCACGCTGCTTTATCCGCGGCGCGCGCACGACTCGACCGGGCGGCGCGCGACGTGGCCGCGGTCGCGGCACAGGCGGCGGCGCTGGGCGACGCCGCACCGCTGGAGGCCGCGCGCGCGGACGCCACCGCCACTTTGGCAGCGGCGACCGCGGAGGGTGAAGCCGCACGAACCGCGCAAACCAGCGCCGAAGCGGCCGAACGCGACGCGATCGTCGCGCGTGACGCCGCGCAGGCAAAGCGCGCCACCGCGCGCGCAGACCTCGCCGCACTCGATAGCGAAGCCGCCGCGCTGACCCGCGCGACGCAACGCACCGGCCGCGACCGGCTGCTCGATCACGTCCGCGCCGCGCCCGGCTACGAACGCGCGCTCGCCGCGGCGCTGGGGGACGATCTGGAGGTGGGGCTGGACCCGGCTGCCGAGAGCCATTGGAGCAAGACAAGCGCGACGACGACGCCGGGGCGCGCAGATTCTCTCGCCTCTCACGTAACCGCCCCGGACCTGCTCGCCGCGCGCCTCGCCCACATCATCGTCGTCGATACCGACGACGACCGCGCGCTCATCCCCGGCCAGCGTCTCGTCACCCGCACGGGCTATCTGCGCCGGTGGGACGGGCTGATCGCCAAAAGCAGTGGCGCTGCAGCGGCCGAGCGGCTGGAACGGCTCAACCGCCTGACAGCGATCGAGGCAGCACTCCCCGCGGCACGCGGCGCGGCAGCCGATGCGGACGATACGCTGGGCACCGCCGAACAGGCGATAACCGCGGCGCGCGCCGATGCCCGCGCAGCCCGCGAGTCGCTGTCCCGCGCCGAAACAACAGCGCGAGACGCCCGCGCTCGCGCCGACCGTGCCGCAGCACAGATCGAACGGCTGACAGGACAGCGCGCCGATTTAGACGCCCGCGCGGCGCGCACCGCCGCCGAGCGCGAAGAGGCTGCCGCCGACTTCGCCCAGGCCGAGCGCGCGATGGCCGCGCTGCCCGACACCAGCGCCACCGCGGGGCTGGTCGCCACGCTGCAACACGATGCCGCAGCGGCGCGCGCAGCGGTCGGCGATGCACGCGCGGCACGCGCGGCGGCCGATCGCGCCGACAGCGACGCGCGCCAGCGGCTCGCAGCGGCGCAGGCCGAAACCAAGGGCTGGCGCACCCGCGCAGGCGATGCGGCGCGACGGATCGCCGACATGGCGAAGCGCGAGGCGGAGATCGCGCGCGATCGCGACGCGCTCAGCGATCGTCCCGCTGCGCTTGATGAGGAAATTGCGACGCTGTCGGTGGATCACAACTCCGCACGTGCCTCCGCCGACACGCTGGCGGCTGCCGAGCGCGCGGCCGAAGCGGCGTTGCGCCACACCGAGGACACCGCACGCGCAACCGGCGAAACGCTCGCCGCAGCGCGGGAGGCGCGCGCCGGAGCGGTCGCGCGCGCGGAGAACCAGGAATTGCGCCGGGTCGAGATGGGCCGCGTCTCGGGCGAACGCTTCGAATGTCCCGCCCCGGTGCTGCCCGAAAAGATCGGCTTTACCGTCGAGACGATCCGGACTCCGCAGGAAGAATCATCCGCGCACGAGAGACTCTCGCTCGACCGTGACCGCATCGGGCCGGTGAATCTGGTCGCCGAACAGGAACTGGCCGAACTCGACGCCGCCAGCCTCGGCAACGCCGCCGAGCGCGACGAACTGGGACAGGCCGTGAACCGCCTGCGCGGCTCGATCGGGACGCTCAATCGCGAGGGTCGTCAGCGTCTGCTCGCCGCGTTTCAGGCGGTCGACGGGCATTTCCGGCGCCTGTTCACGACGCTGTTCGACGGCGGGCAGGCGCATTTGGAACTGATCGATTCGGATGACCCGCTGGAGGCGGGGCTGGAAATCATGGCGCAGCCGCCGGGCAAAAGGTTGCAATCGCTGACTCTGTTGTCCGGCGGCGAACAGGCGCTGACCGCGGTCGCGCTGATCTTCGGGCTATTCCTGACCAACCCCGCGCCGATCTGCGTGCTGGACGAGGTCGATGCGCCGCTGGACGACGCCAACATCGAACGCTTCTGCGACCTGCTCGACCGGATGACCGAGGAAACGCAGACGCGCTATCTGATCGTCACGCACAATGCCGTGACGATGAGCCGGATGCATCGGCTGTTCGGCGTCACGATGATCGAGAAGGGCGTCAGTCGGCTGGTATCGGTCGATCTTGGCGGGGCGGAACGGTTGCTGGCGGCGGAGTGA
- a CDS encoding A/G-specific adenine glycosylase, producing the protein MDAKCSISGKLLDWYDAHARDLPWRAKTGERADPYRVWLSEVMLQQTTVTTVRPRFQAWVARWPDIASLAAADEAEVMAAWAGLGYYARARNLVRTARVVADAHDGRLPDTEAALRSLPGLGDYTAAAVAAIAFGRRAVVIDANVERVVARLFAIGDPLPGARKAIRAAADDVFPESRAGDFAQGLMDLGSGICTPRSPKCLLCPLREDCAGLASGEPDRFPAKAAKAARPQRFGTVFWLEWDEEVLLVRRPDKGLLGGMRALPTGPWIDAPPALADAPAAVDWRILPETISHGFTHFTLDLALAVGRADAQTAHVVGEYWAADRLKSAGLPTVFAKAADAIRRMR; encoded by the coding sequence GTGGACGCCAAGTGCTCGATATCCGGCAAATTGCTCGACTGGTACGACGCTCATGCGCGCGATCTGCCGTGGCGCGCGAAGACGGGCGAGCGCGCCGATCCGTACCGCGTGTGGTTGTCGGAGGTGATGCTCCAGCAGACGACAGTCACCACCGTGCGGCCGCGGTTCCAGGCGTGGGTGGCGCGCTGGCCCGACATCGCCAGCCTGGCGGCGGCGGACGAGGCGGAGGTGATGGCGGCGTGGGCGGGGCTTGGTTATTACGCCCGCGCGCGCAATCTGGTGCGGACCGCGCGGGTGGTCGCGGACGCTCATGACGGGCGGTTGCCCGATACCGAGGCGGCGCTGCGCTCGCTGCCGGGGCTGGGCGACTATACCGCCGCGGCGGTGGCGGCGATCGCGTTCGGCAGGCGGGCGGTGGTGATCGACGCCAATGTCGAACGCGTCGTCGCGCGGCTGTTCGCGATTGGCGATCCGCTGCCGGGCGCGAGAAAAGCGATCCGCGCGGCAGCGGACGATGTGTTTCCGGAATCTCGCGCGGGCGATTTCGCGCAAGGATTGATGGACCTTGGGTCGGGCATCTGTACGCCACGTTCGCCCAAATGCCTGCTCTGCCCGCTACGCGAGGATTGCGCGGGATTGGCGAGCGGCGAGCCGGACCGCTTCCCCGCAAAAGCGGCGAAGGCGGCGCGACCGCAACGCTTCGGCACTGTCTTTTGGCTGGAGTGGGACGAAGAAGTCCTGCTCGTCCGTCGTCCAGACAAGGGCCTGCTCGGCGGGATGCGCGCACTGCCGACCGGGCCGTGGATAGATGCGCCGCCTGCGCTCGCCGACGCGCCCGCCGCGGTTGACTGGCGTATTCTGCCCGAGACAATCTCTCACGGCTTCACGCACTTCACGCTCGATCTTGCGCTTGCGGTGGGGCGAGCGGACGCGCAGACAGCGCACGTAGTGGGTGAATATTGGGCAGCCGACCGGCTGAAATCGGCGGGTTTGCCCACGGTCTTCGCCAAGGCGGCGGATGCGATACGGAGGATGCGGTGA
- a CDS encoding putative DNA modification/repair radical SAM protein: MAQLDVRQKLEILADAAKYDASCASSGTAKRNSRDGKGLGSTEGMGICHAYAPDGRCISLLKILLTNSCIFDCHYCINRKSSNVRRARFTAKEVVDLTIAFYKRNYIEGLFLSSGIIGSSNYTMEQIVEVARSLREDHHFRGYIHLKTIPDADPELVHQAGMFADRVSINVELPTEQGLTRLAPEKSAGRIETAMKEMKTAIVDTGDARKRFKSAPRFAPAGQSTQMIVGADAATDGDIVRKASSLYGKFGLRRVYYSAFSPIPDASAVLPLQRPPLMREHRLYQSDWLMRFYEFQPHEVVAAADDATGMLPLDIDPKLAWALKFRASFPVDVNRAPRELLLRVPGLGVKAVANIIASRRWRRLRLEDVARLTVSVAKVRPFIVAADWRPITLSDRAELKPLVTPKKQQLELFAA; encoded by the coding sequence ATGGCGCAGCTCGATGTCCGACAAAAGCTGGAAATCCTCGCCGACGCCGCGAAATACGATGCGTCGTGCGCGTCGTCGGGCACCGCCAAGCGCAACAGCCGCGACGGAAAGGGGCTGGGCTCGACCGAGGGAATGGGCATCTGCCACGCCTATGCCCCCGATGGCCGCTGCATCAGCCTGCTGAAGATATTGCTGACGAACAGCTGCATCTTCGACTGCCATTACTGCATCAACCGCAAGTCATCGAACGTTCGCCGCGCGCGGTTCACCGCGAAGGAAGTCGTCGATTTGACGATCGCCTTCTACAAACGCAATTATATCGAGGGACTGTTCCTGTCGTCGGGGATCATCGGATCGTCGAATTATACGATGGAGCAGATCGTCGAGGTCGCGCGGTCGCTGCGCGAGGATCATCATTTCCGCGGCTACATTCATCTGAAGACGATCCCGGACGCCGACCCCGAACTGGTCCATCAGGCCGGAATGTTTGCTGACCGCGTGTCGATCAATGTCGAGCTGCCGACCGAACAGGGACTGACGCGGCTCGCGCCCGAGAAATCCGCGGGCCGGATCGAGACTGCGATGAAGGAAATGAAGACTGCGATCGTCGATACGGGCGACGCGCGCAAACGCTTCAAGTCCGCGCCACGCTTCGCGCCCGCGGGACAGTCGACGCAGATGATCGTCGGCGCGGACGCAGCGACCGACGGCGATATCGTCCGGAAAGCGTCGTCGCTGTACGGCAAGTTCGGCTTGCGCCGGGTCTATTATTCCGCGTTCAGTCCGATCCCCGACGCGTCCGCCGTCCTGCCGCTGCAACGCCCGCCGCTGATGCGCGAACATCGCCTGTATCAATCCGATTGGCTGATGCGCTTCTATGAATTTCAGCCGCACGAGGTGGTCGCCGCCGCCGATGACGCCACGGGGATGCTTCCGCTCGACATCGATCCAAAGTTGGCTTGGGCGTTGAAGTTTCGTGCGTCCTTCCCGGTCGACGTAAACCGCGCGCCGCGCGAACTGCTGCTGCGCGTGCCGGGGCTGGGGGTGAAAGCGGTTGCCAACATCATCGCCTCGCGCCGGTGGCGGCGGTTGCGGCTCGAGGATGTCGCGCGGCTGACCGTTTCGGTTGCGAAGGTTCGGCCGTTCATCGTGGCCGCGGATTGGCGGCCGATCACGCTGTCCGATCGCGCCGAGCTGAAACCGCTTGTTACTCCAAAGAAGCAGCAACTCGAACTGTTTGCGGCCTGA
- a CDS encoding DsbA family protein: MKRLLAAVSLAIAIPLAAATPRPWTSVATPAPQGSYVIGNPKARVKLIEYVSYTCPHCGHFAADSAATLKGKFVASGSTSVEIRSSVHDKYDLVAATLARCSGSAVFPKLHDAFFAQQSTWLDRAVNFDSANAQRISTYPVADQYRALADGAGLSDIAKASGMTDAGVRACLANPATVQKTLDVAQAMSGKIKGTPSFELDGKLIENTDWAKLEPMLRAAGAK; this comes from the coding sequence ATGAAGCGTCTCCTCGCGGCCGTATCCCTCGCCATCGCCATCCCGCTCGCCGCCGCGACGCCGCGGCCGTGGACAAGCGTCGCCACGCCAGCGCCGCAGGGCAGCTACGTCATCGGCAACCCAAAGGCGCGCGTGAAACTGATCGAATACGTCAGCTACACCTGCCCGCATTGCGGCCATTTCGCCGCCGACTCGGCCGCCACGCTGAAGGGCAAGTTCGTCGCCTCGGGTTCGACCAGCGTCGAGATCCGTAGCTCTGTCCACGATAAATACGACCTCGTCGCCGCGACGCTCGCGCGCTGTTCGGGATCCGCTGTCTTTCCGAAGCTGCACGACGCATTTTTCGCCCAGCAATCGACCTGGCTCGATCGCGCGGTGAATTTCGACTCTGCCAATGCGCAGCGGATTTCGACCTATCCGGTCGCCGACCAGTATCGCGCGCTGGCCGATGGCGCGGGCCTCAGCGATATCGCCAAGGCGTCGGGCATGACCGATGCGGGGGTCCGCGCGTGCCTCGCCAACCCGGCGACGGTCCAGAAAACGCTGGACGTGGCGCAGGCGATGAGCGGCAAGATCAAGGGCACGCCGTCGTTCGAACTGGACGGAAAGCTGATCGAGAACACCGACTGGGCGAAGCTCGAACCGATGCTGCGCGCTGCCGGCGCCAAATAA
- a CDS encoding hemerythrin domain-containing protein, producing MADARIFADLKADHDRHRDLLAKLAETTGDSADRRALFDEFRTEVTAHAAAEEESLYATMLGKPDLREDAVHSVSEHKEIGDFLGELSEIDMGTGAWLTKFKDMRHRYEHHIDEEEEEMFPAAADGLSDAEEAKLAKVFEDRKPKELERAEANPPEADERD from the coding sequence ATGGCCGACGCCAGGATTTTCGCCGACCTCAAGGCCGATCACGACCGCCACCGCGATCTGCTCGCCAAACTCGCCGAGACGACCGGCGACAGCGCGGATCGCCGCGCGTTGTTCGACGAATTTCGCACCGAAGTGACCGCGCACGCCGCCGCGGAGGAGGAATCGCTCTACGCGACGATGCTGGGCAAACCCGATCTGCGTGAGGACGCGGTCCATTCGGTCAGCGAGCACAAGGAAATCGGCGATTTCCTCGGCGAGCTGTCCGAGATCGACATGGGGACCGGCGCGTGGCTGACGAAGTTCAAGGATATGCGTCACCGTTACGAACATCATATCGACGAGGAGGAGGAAGAGATGTTCCCCGCCGCCGCCGATGGCCTGTCCGATGCGGAGGAAGCGAAGCTCGCCAAGGTGTTCGAAGACCGCAAGCCGAAGGAACTGGAGCGCGCCGAGGCGAATCCACCCGAGGCAGATGAGCGCGATTGA
- a CDS encoding DsbA family protein — MTFRFAAPLLALAALTACGDGAGNTSAPAGSVAAVAAPAGQDWTQTVSKTADGGYVMGNPNASLKLVEYGSRTCPTCGAFGQNATRPLEENYIKSGKVSYEFRDFLVHAPDLGVALLGQCAGEGPFFGILEQMFVEQPQFLTKLETVPNDFQQRLQSLTPAQQATAWVDYLGYVDFVKQRGLTEAQARQCLTDPKKIEALAKVSEVAMKEKDVTGTPTFILNGKKLDVATWPQVESALKNAGA, encoded by the coding sequence ATGACGTTCCGTTTCGCCGCCCCGCTTCTCGCTCTCGCCGCACTCACCGCGTGTGGCGATGGCGCGGGCAACACCAGCGCGCCCGCCGGTTCGGTCGCCGCAGTCGCCGCGCCCGCCGGGCAGGATTGGACGCAGACGGTGTCGAAGACGGCGGATGGCGGGTATGTGATGGGCAACCCGAACGCATCGCTGAAGCTGGTCGAATACGGATCGCGCACCTGCCCCACCTGCGGCGCGTTCGGCCAGAATGCGACGCGGCCGCTGGAGGAGAATTACATCAAGAGCGGCAAGGTTTCGTACGAATTCCGCGATTTCCTGGTCCACGCGCCGGACCTCGGCGTCGCGCTGCTCGGACAATGCGCGGGCGAAGGGCCATTCTTCGGCATTCTGGAACAGATGTTCGTTGAACAGCCGCAATTCCTGACCAAGCTGGAGACCGTGCCGAACGATTTCCAGCAGCGGCTGCAGTCGCTGACTCCGGCGCAACAGGCGACTGCCTGGGTCGATTATCTCGGCTATGTGGATTTCGTGAAGCAGCGCGGGCTGACCGAGGCGCAGGCGCGGCAGTGCCTGACCGACCCGAAGAAGATCGAGGCGCTGGCGAAGGTCAGCGAGGTCGCGATGAAGGAAAAGGACGTGACCGGCACGCCGACCTTCATCCTGAACGGCAAGAAGCTGGACGTGGCGACGTGGCCGCAGGTGGAGTCCGCGCTGAAGAACGCGGGCGCCTGA
- a CDS encoding UdgX family uracil-DNA binding protein (This protein belongs to the uracil DNA glycosylase superfamily, members of which act in excision repair of DNA. However, it belongs more specifically to UdgX branch, whose founding member was found to bind uracil in DNA (where it does not belong), without cleaving it, appears to promote DNA repair by a pathway involving RecA, rather than base excision.), whose protein sequence is MRVVTLPAPDDFDAWRDAARGLVADDVPAEDVVWQVGAESTDLFAATADPVPAPAPGAMSVPRAFLDLARNAILHSDPERFALLYALLARLRSQPKLLEDRADPLVRRLDGLAKNVRRDIHKMRAFLRFREMPEDDATRYVAWFEPDHHIVRANAAFFVNRFASMSWSILTPEVSLHWDGAALSEGPGAAKADAPDGDPVEEVWKTYYASIFNPARVKVGAMLKEMPRKYWKNMPETALVPGLLAAAQARESGMIEKARGAIGGNAQIAWEALREEAMGCTRCHLHRHATQTVFGEGPVTASLMFVGEQPGDQEDLAGHPFVGPAGQVFDRALAQAGIDRADAYVTNAVKHFKFEQRAKRRIHAKPDAGEIEACRWWIEQERMLLRPRVTVALGATAARSLFGKVMTISRERGRALRLPDGGSEAWITVHPSYLLRLPDKAQAEEEFERFVEDLRLANAAAA, encoded by the coding sequence ATGCGCGTCGTAACGCTGCCCGCGCCGGACGATTTCGACGCGTGGCGCGATGCGGCGCGCGGGCTGGTCGCGGACGACGTGCCGGCCGAGGATGTGGTGTGGCAGGTCGGCGCGGAATCGACCGACCTGTTCGCCGCCACCGCCGATCCGGTCCCAGCCCCCGCCCCCGGCGCGATGTCTGTTCCGCGCGCCTTCCTTGATCTCGCGCGCAATGCGATCCTGCATTCTGACCCTGAGCGGTTCGCGCTGCTCTATGCACTGCTGGCGCGATTGCGGAGCCAGCCGAAACTGCTGGAGGACCGCGCCGATCCGCTCGTCCGCCGCCTCGATGGCCTCGCGAAGAACGTCCGCCGCGACATCCACAAGATGCGCGCGTTCCTGCGCTTTCGCGAAATGCCCGAGGACGACGCGACGCGCTATGTCGCGTGGTTTGAGCCCGACCACCATATCGTCCGCGCCAACGCCGCGTTCTTCGTCAATCGCTTCGCATCGATGAGCTGGTCGATCCTGACGCCGGAGGTTTCGCTCCACTGGGACGGCGCGGCGCTGAGCGAAGGCCCCGGTGCGGCGAAGGCCGACGCCCCGGACGGCGATCCGGTCGAGGAGGTCTGGAAGACCTATTACGCCAGCATCTTCAATCCCGCGCGCGTGAAGGTCGGCGCGATGCTGAAGGAAATGCCGCGCAAGTACTGGAAGAATATGCCCGAAACCGCGCTCGTTCCGGGCTTGCTGGCGGCGGCGCAAGCGCGGGAGAGCGGCATGATCGAAAAAGCCCGAGGAGCGATCGGCGGCAACGCGCAGATCGCGTGGGAGGCGCTGCGCGAGGAGGCGATGGGTTGCACGCGCTGCCACCTGCACCGCCACGCGACGCAGACGGTGTTCGGCGAAGGCCCCGTCACCGCATCGCTGATGTTCGTCGGCGAGCAGCCCGGCGATCAGGAGGATCTGGCGGGGCATCCCTTCGTCGGCCCCGCGGGTCAGGTGTTCGACCGCGCTCTGGCGCAGGCCGGGATCGACCGCGCCGACGCCTATGTCACCAACGCGGTGAAGCATTTCAAGTTCGAACAGCGCGCCAAACGCCGCATCCACGCCAAGCCCGACGCGGGCGAGATCGAGGCATGCCGCTGGTGGATCGAACAGGAACGGATGCTGCTGCGCCCGAGAGTGACGGTTGCGCTGGGCGCCACCGCGGCACGGTCGCTGTTCGGGAAGGTAATGACCATCTCGCGCGAACGCGGCCGCGCGCTGCGACTGCCGGATGGTGGCAGCGAAGCGTGGATCACCGTGCACCCGAGTTATCTGCTGCGACTGCCCGACAAGGCCCAGGCAGAGGAGGAGTTTGAGCGGTTCGTGGAGGATTTACGGCTGGCGAACGCGGCGGCGGCATAG